In Cervus elaphus chromosome 24, mCerEla1.1, whole genome shotgun sequence, a single genomic region encodes these proteins:
- the USP19 gene encoding ubiquitin carboxyl-terminal hydrolase 19 isoform X6 — protein sequence MSGGASATGPRRGPPGLEEATSKKKQKDRANQESKDGDPRRGSAFTPREEQTKEDLGLDWRQSADEVIVKLRVGTGPVRLEEVDAAFTDTDCVLRLPDGRQWGGVFYAEIESSCTKVQARKGGVLQLSLPKKVPLLTWPSLLKPLGTQELVPGLRCQENGQEPSPIALEPGPEPRRAKQEARNQKRAQGRGEVGAGAGPGAQAGPSAKRAVHLRRGPEGEGARDGPGPRGDAPPFLAEPATQAEAEEQLRVPPLTPQTCLLGSEENLALLTGKKAGVPRSDPVSPTMARSRDPEKDYRSKEEMAVAADAAALVDEPESMVNLAFVKNDSYEKGPDSVVVHVYVKEIRRDSSRVLFREQDFTLIFQTRDGNFLRLHPGCGPHTIFRWQVKLRNLIEPEQCNFCFTASRIDICLRKRQSQRWGGLEAPATRVGGAKVAVPTGPSPLDSAPPGGTPHPLTGQEEARAVEKEKPKARSEDTGLDGVAARTPMEHVAPKSEPHLASPKPTCMVPPMPHSPVSGDSVEEEEEEEKKVCLPGFTGLVNLGNTCFMNSVIQSLSNTRELRDFFHDRSFEAEINYNNPLGTGGRLAIGFAVLLRALWKGTHHAFQPSKLKAIVASKASQFTGYAQHDAQEFMAFLLDGLHEDLNRIQNKPYTETVDSDGRPDEVVAEEAWQRHKMRNDSFIVDLFQGQYKSKLVCPVCAKVSITFDPFLYLPVPLPQKQKVLPVFYFAREPHSKPIKFLVSVSKENSSASEVLDSLSQSVHVKPENLRLAEVIKNRFHRVFLPSHSLDTVSPSDTLLCFELLSPELAKERVVVLEVQQRPQVPSIPISKCAACQRKQQSEDEKLKRCTRCYRVGYCNQLCQKTHWPDHKGLCRPENIGYPFLVSVPASRLTYARLAQLLEGYARYSVSVFQPPFQPGRMALESQGPGCTTLLSTSSLEAGDSDRDPIQPPELQLVTPVAEGDTGASRAWASPDRGPVPSTSGISSEMVASGPIEVGALTVGERVSRPEAAVPGYQHPSEALSAHTPQFFIYRIDASNREQRLEDKGDVPLELGDDCSLALVWRNNERLQEFVLVASKELECAEDPGSAGEAARAGHFTLDQCLNLFTRPEVLAPEEAWYCPQCKQHREASKQLLLWRLPNVLIVQLKRFSFRSFIWRDKINDLVEFPVRNLDLGKFCIGQKEEQLPSYDLYAVINHYGGMIGGHYTACARLPNDRSSQRSDVGWRLFDDSTVTTVDESQVVTRYAYVLFYRRRNSPVERPPRAGHSEHHPELGPAAESAASQASRIWQELEAEEEPVPEGPAPLGPWGPQDWVGPPPRGPTTPDEGCLRYFVLGTVAALVALVLNVFYPLVSQSPWR from the exons ATGTCTGGTGGGGCCAGCGCCACAGGCCCAAGGAGAGGGCCCCCAGGACTGGAGGAGGCCACCAGTAAGAAAAAGCAGAAGGATCGAGCAAACCAGGAGAGCAAGGATGGCGATCCTAGGAGAG GGTCAGCATTCACTCCTCGGGAGGAGCAGACCAAAGAGG ACTTAGGGCTCGATTGGAGGCAAAGTGCTGATGAGGTGATTGTCAAGCTCCGTGTGGGAACAGGTCCCGTGCGGCTGGAGGAAGTTGATGCTGCTTTCACAGACACAGACTGTGTGCTGCGGCTCCCAG ATGGTCGGCAGTGGGGTGGTGTTTTCTACGCTGAGATAGAGAGTTCTTGCACCAAAGTGCAGGCTCGCAAAGGTGGCGTCCTGCAGCTGTCACTGCCCAAGAAGGTGCCTCTGCTTACATGGCCCTCTCTGCTG AAACCTCTAGGGACCCAGGAGTTGGTGCCAGGGCTGCGGTGCCAGGAGAATGGGCAGGAGCCATCTCCCATTGCCCTGGAGCCAGGCCCTGAGCCACGGCGGGCTAAGCAGGAGGCCCGCAACCAGAAGCGGGCCCAGGGCCGTGGTGAGGTAGGCGCTGGGGCTGgtcctggggcccaggcagggccCAGCGCCAAGAGGGCCGTGCATCTCCGCAGAGGGCCAGAGGGGGAAGGGGCCAGAGATGGCCCTGGGCCTCGGGGTGATGCCCCCCCATTCCTGGCTGAGCCGGCCACCCAG GCTGAGGCTGAGGAACAGCTCCGTGTACCACCACTGACCCCCcagacctgcctcctgggctCAGAGGAGAATCTAGCACTTTTGacaggaaagaaggcaggagtccCCAGGAGCGACCCAGTGTCCCCTACCATGGCCCGGAGCAGAGACCCTGAGAAGGACTATCGTTCCAAGGAGGAGATGGCAGTGGCCGCAGATGCTGCAGCCTTGGTGGATG AGCCCGAGTCCATGGTGAACCTGGCATTTGTCAAGAATGACTCGTATGAGAAGGGGCCGGACTCAGTGGTGGTGCACGTGTACGTGAAGGAAATCCGCAGGGACAGCTCTCGAGTGCTCTTCCGCGAGCAGGACTTCACGCTTATCTTCCAGACCAG GGATGGAAACTTCCTGAGACTGCACCCGGGCTGTGGGCCCCATACCATCTTCCGTTGGCAGGTGAAGCTCAG GAACCTGATCGAGCCCGAGCAGTGCAACTTTTGCTTCACGGCCTCTCGCATTGACATCTGCCTCCGCAAGCGGCAGAGCCAGCGCTGGGGGGGCCTGGAGGCCCCAGCTACACGAG TGGGTGGTGCAAAGGTCGCCGTGCCGACAGGTCCATCCCCCCTGGATTCAGCCCCACCGGGAGGTACACCCCATCCCTTGACGGGCCAGGAGGAAGCCCGGGCTGTGGAGAAGGAGAAACCCAAGGCTCGATCTGAGGACACAGGCCTTGATGGGGTGGCTGCCCGCACCCCCATGGAGCATGTAGCCCCAAAGTCAGAGCCACACCTGGCGTCG CCCAAGCCCACATGTATGGTGCCTCCAATGCCCCACAGCCCGGTGAGTGGAGACAgtgtggaggaagaggaggaggaagagaagaaggtgtGTCTGCCCGGCTTCACTGGCCTCGTCAACCTAGGCAACACCTGCTTCATGAACAGCGTCATTCAGTCTCTGTCCAACACGCGGGAGCTGCGGGACTTCTTCCATG ACCGCTCCTTCGAGGCCGAGATCAACTACAACAACCCCCTGGGGACTGGTGGACGTCTAGCCATTGGCTTTGCTGTGCTGCTCCGGGCGCTGTGGAAGGGCACCCACCATGCCTTCCAGCCCTCCAAGTTGAAG GCCATCGTGGCGAGCAAGGCCAGCCAGTTCACAGGCTATGCCCAGCATGATGCCCAGGAGTTCATGGCTTTCCTGCTAGATGGGCTGCACGAGGACTTGAACCGCATTCAGAATAAGCCCTACACGGAGACCGTGGACTCAGATGGGCGGCCTGATGAG GTGGTGGCTGAGGAAGCCTGGCAGCGGCACAAGATGAGGAATGACTCTTTCATCGTGGACCTGTTTCAGGGCCAGTACAAATCGAAGCTGGTGTGCCCCGTGTGTGCAAAG GTCTCCATCACTTTTGACCCGTTCCTGTACCTGCCGGTGCCCTTGCCCCAGAAGCAAAAGGTTCTCCCTGTCTTCTATTTCGCCCGGGAGCCCCACAGCAAGCCCATCAAG TTTCTGGTGAGCGTCAGCAAGGAGAACTCCAGTGCAAGCGAAGTGTTGGACTCCCTGTCTCAGAGTGTCCACGTGAAACCTGAGAACCTGCGTCTGGCTGAG GTGATTAAGAATCGCTTCCACCGTGTGTTTCTGCCCTCCCACTCACTGGACACCGTGTCCCCGTCCGACACACTCCTCTGCTTCGAGTTGCTGTCCCCAGAGTTAGCCAAGGAGCGggtggtggtgctagaggtaCAGCAG CGCCCCCAGGTGCCCAGCATCCCCATCTCCAAGTGTGCAGCCTGCCAGCGGAAGCAGCAGTCAGAGGACGAGAAGCTGAAGCGCTGTACCCGATGTTACCGCGTGGGCTACTGCAACCA GCTCTGTCAGAAAACCCACTGGCCTGATCACAAGGGCCTCTGCCGCCCCGAGAACATCGGCTACCCTTTCCTGGTCAGTGTCCCCGCCTCACGCCTCACTTACGCCCGTCTCGCTCAGCTGCTAGAGGGCTATGCCCG GTACTCTGTGAGTGTGTTCCAGCCGCCCTTCCAGCCCGGCCGCATGGCCTTGGAGTCCCAGGGCCCTGGCTGCACCACGCTACTCTCCACTAgctccctggaggctggggacagtGACAGGGATCCCATTCAGCCACCAGAGCTCCAGTTGGTGACCCCTGTGGCTGAGGGGGACACTGGGGCCTCCCGGGCATGGGCATCCCCTGATCGGGGCCCTGTGCCCAGCACCAGCGGCATTTCTTCTGAGATGGTGGCCAGTGGGCCCATTGAAGTTGGCGCCTTGACTGTTGGTGAGAGGGTGTCCCGGCCTGAAG CTGCCGTGCCCGGGTACCAACACCCAAGTGAAGCCCTGAGCGCCCACACTCCCCAGTTCTTCATCTACAGAATTGACGCATCCAACCGAGAGCAGCGGCTAGAGGACAAAG GAGACGTCCCACTGGAGCTGGGGGATGACTGCAGCCTGGCCCTGGTCTGGCGCAACAACGAGCGCCTGCAGGAGTTCGTGTTGGTGGCCTCCAAGGAACTGGAGTGCGCTGAGGACCCTGGGTCTGCGGGCGAAGCTGCCCGCGCTGGCCACTTCACGCTGGACCAGTGCCTCAACCTCTTCACACGGCCGGAGGTGTTGGCACCTGAGGAGGCTTG GTACTGCCCCCAGTGCAAACAGCACCGCGAGGCCTCCAAGCAGCTGCTGCTGTGGCGCCTGCCCAACGTGCTCATCGTGCAGCTCAAGCGCTTCTCCTTCCGCAGCTTCATCTGGCGTGACAAGATCAACGACCTGGTGGAGTTCCCCGTCCG GAACTTGGACCTGGGCAAGTTCTGTATCGGTCAGAAAGAGGAGCAGCTGCCCAGCTACGACCTGTACGCCGTCATCAACCACTACGGGGGCATGATCGGCGGCCACTACACCGCCTGTGCGCGCCTGCCCAATGACCGCAGCAGCCAGCGCAGCGACGTGG GCTGGCGCCTGTTCGACGACAGCACGGTGACAACGGTAGATGAGAGTCAGGTGGTGACGCGTTACGCCTATGTCCTCTTCTACCGCCGGCGGAACTCTCCCGTGGAGAGGCCCCCCCGGGCAGGGCACTCTGAGCACCACCCTGAGCTGGGCCCTGCAGCTGAGTCCGCTGCCAGCCAG GCTTCCCGGATTTGGCAGGAGCTGGAGGCCGAGGAGGAGCCGGTACCCGAGGGGCCTGCGCCTCTGGGTCCCTGGGGGCCCCAAGACTGGGTGGGCCCCCCGCCACGTGGCCCTACCACACCAGACGAGGGCTGTCTCCGATACTTTGTTCTGGGCACCGTGGCAGCTTTGGTGGCCCTTGTGCTCAACGTGTTCTATCCTCTGGTATCCCAGAGCCCCTGGAGATGA
- the USP19 gene encoding ubiquitin carboxyl-terminal hydrolase 19 isoform X10, whose protein sequence is MSGGASATGPRRGPPGLEEATSKKKQKDRANQESKDGDPRRGSAFTPREEQTKEDLGLDWRQSADEVIVKLRVGTGPVRLEEVDAAFTDTDCVLRLPDGRQWGGVFYAEIESSCTKVQARKGGVLQLSLPKKVPLLTWPSLLKKPLGTQELVPGLRCQENGQEPSPIALEPGPEPRRAKQEARNQKRAQGRGEVGAGAGPGAQAGPSAKRAVHLRRGPEGEGARDGPGPRGDAPPFLAEPATQAEAEEQLRVPPLTPQTCLLGSEENLALLTGKKAGVPRSDPVSPTMARSRDPEKDYRSKEEMAVAADAAALVDEPESMVNLAFVKNDSYEKGPDSVVVHVYVKEIRRDSSRVLFREQDFTLIFQTRDGNFLRLHPGCGPHTIFRWQVKLRNLIEPEQCNFCFTASRIDICLRKRQSQRWGGLEAPATRVGGAKVAVPTGPSPLDSAPPGGTPHPLTGQEEARAVEKEKPKARSEDTGLDGVAARTPMEHVAPKSEPHLASPKPTCMVPPMPHSPVSGDSVEEEEEEEKKVCLPGFTGLVNLGNTCFMNSVIQSLSNTRELRDFFHDRSFEAEINYNNPLGTGGRLAIGFAVLLRALWKGTHHAFQPSKLKAIVASKASQFTGYAQHDAQEFMAFLLDGLHEDLNRIQNKPYTETVDSDGRPDEVVAEEAWQRHKMRNDSFIVDLFQGQYKSKLVCPVCAKVSITFDPFLYLPVPLPQKQKVLPVFYFAREPHSKPIKFLVSVSKENSSASEVLDSLSQSVHVKPENLRLAEVIKNRFHRVFLPSHSLDTVSPSDTLLCFELLSPELAKERVVVLEVQQRPQVPSIPISKCAACQRKQQSEDEKLKRCTRCYRVGYCNQLCQKTHWPDHKGLCRPENIGYPFLVSVPASRLTYARLAQLLEGYARYSVSVFQPPFQPGRMALESQGPGCTTLLSTSSLEAGDSDRDPIQPPELQLVTPVAEGDTGASRAWASPDRGPVPSTSGISSEMVASGPIEVGALTVGERVSRPEAAVPGYQHPSEALSAHTPQFFIYRIDASNREQRLEDKGDVPLELGDDCSLALVWRNNERLQEFVLVASKELECAEDPGSAGEAARAGHFTLDQCLNLFTRPEVLAPEEAWYCPQCKQHREASKQLLLWRLPNVLIVQLKRFSFRSFIWRDKINDLVEFPVRNLDLGKFCIGQKEEQLPSYDLYAVINHYGGMIGGHYTACARLPNDRSSQRSDVGWRLFDDSTVTTVDESQVVTRYAYVLFYRRRNSPVERPPRAGHSEHHPELGPAAESAASQGLGPGQAPEVAPTRTAPERFAPPVDRPAPTYSNMEEVD, encoded by the exons ATGTCTGGTGGGGCCAGCGCCACAGGCCCAAGGAGAGGGCCCCCAGGACTGGAGGAGGCCACCAGTAAGAAAAAGCAGAAGGATCGAGCAAACCAGGAGAGCAAGGATGGCGATCCTAGGAGAG GGTCAGCATTCACTCCTCGGGAGGAGCAGACCAAAGAGG ACTTAGGGCTCGATTGGAGGCAAAGTGCTGATGAGGTGATTGTCAAGCTCCGTGTGGGAACAGGTCCCGTGCGGCTGGAGGAAGTTGATGCTGCTTTCACAGACACAGACTGTGTGCTGCGGCTCCCAG ATGGTCGGCAGTGGGGTGGTGTTTTCTACGCTGAGATAGAGAGTTCTTGCACCAAAGTGCAGGCTCGCAAAGGTGGCGTCCTGCAGCTGTCACTGCCCAAGAAGGTGCCTCTGCTTACATGGCCCTCTCTGCTG AAGAAACCTCTAGGGACCCAGGAGTTGGTGCCAGGGCTGCGGTGCCAGGAGAATGGGCAGGAGCCATCTCCCATTGCCCTGGAGCCAGGCCCTGAGCCACGGCGGGCTAAGCAGGAGGCCCGCAACCAGAAGCGGGCCCAGGGCCGTGGTGAGGTAGGCGCTGGGGCTGgtcctggggcccaggcagggccCAGCGCCAAGAGGGCCGTGCATCTCCGCAGAGGGCCAGAGGGGGAAGGGGCCAGAGATGGCCCTGGGCCTCGGGGTGATGCCCCCCCATTCCTGGCTGAGCCGGCCACCCAG GCTGAGGCTGAGGAACAGCTCCGTGTACCACCACTGACCCCCcagacctgcctcctgggctCAGAGGAGAATCTAGCACTTTTGacaggaaagaaggcaggagtccCCAGGAGCGACCCAGTGTCCCCTACCATGGCCCGGAGCAGAGACCCTGAGAAGGACTATCGTTCCAAGGAGGAGATGGCAGTGGCCGCAGATGCTGCAGCCTTGGTGGATG AGCCCGAGTCCATGGTGAACCTGGCATTTGTCAAGAATGACTCGTATGAGAAGGGGCCGGACTCAGTGGTGGTGCACGTGTACGTGAAGGAAATCCGCAGGGACAGCTCTCGAGTGCTCTTCCGCGAGCAGGACTTCACGCTTATCTTCCAGACCAG GGATGGAAACTTCCTGAGACTGCACCCGGGCTGTGGGCCCCATACCATCTTCCGTTGGCAGGTGAAGCTCAG GAACCTGATCGAGCCCGAGCAGTGCAACTTTTGCTTCACGGCCTCTCGCATTGACATCTGCCTCCGCAAGCGGCAGAGCCAGCGCTGGGGGGGCCTGGAGGCCCCAGCTACACGAG TGGGTGGTGCAAAGGTCGCCGTGCCGACAGGTCCATCCCCCCTGGATTCAGCCCCACCGGGAGGTACACCCCATCCCTTGACGGGCCAGGAGGAAGCCCGGGCTGTGGAGAAGGAGAAACCCAAGGCTCGATCTGAGGACACAGGCCTTGATGGGGTGGCTGCCCGCACCCCCATGGAGCATGTAGCCCCAAAGTCAGAGCCACACCTGGCGTCG CCCAAGCCCACATGTATGGTGCCTCCAATGCCCCACAGCCCGGTGAGTGGAGACAgtgtggaggaagaggaggaggaagagaagaaggtgtGTCTGCCCGGCTTCACTGGCCTCGTCAACCTAGGCAACACCTGCTTCATGAACAGCGTCATTCAGTCTCTGTCCAACACGCGGGAGCTGCGGGACTTCTTCCATG ACCGCTCCTTCGAGGCCGAGATCAACTACAACAACCCCCTGGGGACTGGTGGACGTCTAGCCATTGGCTTTGCTGTGCTGCTCCGGGCGCTGTGGAAGGGCACCCACCATGCCTTCCAGCCCTCCAAGTTGAAG GCCATCGTGGCGAGCAAGGCCAGCCAGTTCACAGGCTATGCCCAGCATGATGCCCAGGAGTTCATGGCTTTCCTGCTAGATGGGCTGCACGAGGACTTGAACCGCATTCAGAATAAGCCCTACACGGAGACCGTGGACTCAGATGGGCGGCCTGATGAG GTGGTGGCTGAGGAAGCCTGGCAGCGGCACAAGATGAGGAATGACTCTTTCATCGTGGACCTGTTTCAGGGCCAGTACAAATCGAAGCTGGTGTGCCCCGTGTGTGCAAAG GTCTCCATCACTTTTGACCCGTTCCTGTACCTGCCGGTGCCCTTGCCCCAGAAGCAAAAGGTTCTCCCTGTCTTCTATTTCGCCCGGGAGCCCCACAGCAAGCCCATCAAG TTTCTGGTGAGCGTCAGCAAGGAGAACTCCAGTGCAAGCGAAGTGTTGGACTCCCTGTCTCAGAGTGTCCACGTGAAACCTGAGAACCTGCGTCTGGCTGAG GTGATTAAGAATCGCTTCCACCGTGTGTTTCTGCCCTCCCACTCACTGGACACCGTGTCCCCGTCCGACACACTCCTCTGCTTCGAGTTGCTGTCCCCAGAGTTAGCCAAGGAGCGggtggtggtgctagaggtaCAGCAG CGCCCCCAGGTGCCCAGCATCCCCATCTCCAAGTGTGCAGCCTGCCAGCGGAAGCAGCAGTCAGAGGACGAGAAGCTGAAGCGCTGTACCCGATGTTACCGCGTGGGCTACTGCAACCA GCTCTGTCAGAAAACCCACTGGCCTGATCACAAGGGCCTCTGCCGCCCCGAGAACATCGGCTACCCTTTCCTGGTCAGTGTCCCCGCCTCACGCCTCACTTACGCCCGTCTCGCTCAGCTGCTAGAGGGCTATGCCCG GTACTCTGTGAGTGTGTTCCAGCCGCCCTTCCAGCCCGGCCGCATGGCCTTGGAGTCCCAGGGCCCTGGCTGCACCACGCTACTCTCCACTAgctccctggaggctggggacagtGACAGGGATCCCATTCAGCCACCAGAGCTCCAGTTGGTGACCCCTGTGGCTGAGGGGGACACTGGGGCCTCCCGGGCATGGGCATCCCCTGATCGGGGCCCTGTGCCCAGCACCAGCGGCATTTCTTCTGAGATGGTGGCCAGTGGGCCCATTGAAGTTGGCGCCTTGACTGTTGGTGAGAGGGTGTCCCGGCCTGAAG CTGCCGTGCCCGGGTACCAACACCCAAGTGAAGCCCTGAGCGCCCACACTCCCCAGTTCTTCATCTACAGAATTGACGCATCCAACCGAGAGCAGCGGCTAGAGGACAAAG GAGACGTCCCACTGGAGCTGGGGGATGACTGCAGCCTGGCCCTGGTCTGGCGCAACAACGAGCGCCTGCAGGAGTTCGTGTTGGTGGCCTCCAAGGAACTGGAGTGCGCTGAGGACCCTGGGTCTGCGGGCGAAGCTGCCCGCGCTGGCCACTTCACGCTGGACCAGTGCCTCAACCTCTTCACACGGCCGGAGGTGTTGGCACCTGAGGAGGCTTG GTACTGCCCCCAGTGCAAACAGCACCGCGAGGCCTCCAAGCAGCTGCTGCTGTGGCGCCTGCCCAACGTGCTCATCGTGCAGCTCAAGCGCTTCTCCTTCCGCAGCTTCATCTGGCGTGACAAGATCAACGACCTGGTGGAGTTCCCCGTCCG GAACTTGGACCTGGGCAAGTTCTGTATCGGTCAGAAAGAGGAGCAGCTGCCCAGCTACGACCTGTACGCCGTCATCAACCACTACGGGGGCATGATCGGCGGCCACTACACCGCCTGTGCGCGCCTGCCCAATGACCGCAGCAGCCAGCGCAGCGACGTGG GCTGGCGCCTGTTCGACGACAGCACGGTGACAACGGTAGATGAGAGTCAGGTGGTGACGCGTTACGCCTATGTCCTCTTCTACCGCCGGCGGAACTCTCCCGTGGAGAGGCCCCCCCGGGCAGGGCACTCTGAGCACCACCCTGAGCTGGGCCCTGCAGCTGAGTCCGCTGCCAGCCAG GGACTAGGCCCTGGCCAGGCCCCCGAGGTGGCCCCCACGCGGACAGCCCCTGAACGCTTCGCCCCCCCTGTGGACCGCCCAGCCCCCACCTACAGCAACATGGAGGAGGTCGATTAG